A window from Lepus europaeus isolate LE1 chromosome 20, mLepTim1.pri, whole genome shotgun sequence encodes these proteins:
- the CRB3 gene encoding protein crumbs homolog 3 isoform X3: MATPALGLLLAVGLQLLPARWGRAWAQAVSTPDLHLNDTSSVPPTSPSSNGGLSQGAITAIIVVFSILGVLVVVVLLVLLVRKLREKRQTEGTYRPSSEEQFSHAAEAQAPQDSKETVRGCLPI, from the exons ATGGCGACCCCCGCGCTGGGGCTGCTCCTGGCGGTcggcctgcagctgctgccggCTCGCTGGGGCCGAGCCTGGGCTCAAG CTGTCTCCACACCGGACCTGCATTTAAATGATACCAGCAGTGTCCCGCCTACGAGCCCCAGCTCCAATGGGGGCCTG TCCCAGGGGGCCATCACCGCCATCATTGTGGTCTTCTCCATCCTGGGCGTCCTGGTTGTGGTGGTGCTGCTGGTACTGCTGGTGCGGAAACTTCGGGAGAAGCGGCAGACGGAGGGCACCTACCGGCCCAGCAGCGAGGAGCAG tTTTCCCATGCAGCCGAAGCCCAGGCCCCCCAGGACTCGAAGGAGACGGTGCGGGGCTGCCTGCCCATCTAG